From a region of the Streptomyces tirandamycinicus genome:
- a CDS encoding L,D-transpeptidase yields the protein MEKRVMTDSKRRGRLAVSALLGGVLVLTGCSGADADGPAAESSKKSQEQVDEAAAKDASDARIVISPKNGATNASINNDAKVTVTEGTLTKVTMATADGAAVEGTLAGDGKSWKPNGQLERATVYKISATAEDAKGREAHENSSFTTVSPDNSFIGNFTPEDGSTVGVGMPVSINFNKAITDRKAVQSGITVSSSSGQEVVGHWFNSQRLDFRPEDYWQEGSTVTLKLNLDGVEGADGVFGVQQKTVTFTIGRNQVSTVDAAAKTMTVTQDGKTIKTIPISAGSPENPTYNGEMVISEKFKETRMNGATVGFTDDDGKGEYDIKDVPHAMRLSTSGTFIHGNYWGADSIFGSANTSHGCVGLNDVKGAGDPKQPGAWFYDNSIIGDVVIVKNSKDKTIQPDNGLNGWNMSWADWKAGSAV from the coding sequence ATGGAGAAGCGTGTGATGACGGACAGCAAGCGGCGCGGACGTCTGGCCGTGTCCGCCCTGCTCGGTGGGGTACTGGTGCTCACGGGCTGCAGCGGTGCCGATGCCGACGGCCCTGCCGCGGAGAGCTCGAAGAAGTCCCAGGAGCAGGTGGACGAAGCGGCCGCCAAAGACGCCTCGGACGCCCGAATAGTCATCTCGCCCAAGAACGGCGCGACCAACGCGAGCATCAACAACGACGCCAAGGTCACCGTCACCGAGGGCACGCTCACCAAGGTCACCATGGCCACCGCCGACGGCGCGGCCGTCGAGGGCACGCTCGCCGGCGACGGCAAGAGCTGGAAGCCGAACGGGCAGCTGGAGCGCGCGACCGTCTACAAGATCTCGGCCACCGCCGAGGACGCGAAGGGCCGCGAGGCGCACGAGAACTCCTCGTTCACCACGGTCTCGCCCGACAACAGCTTCATCGGCAACTTCACGCCCGAGGACGGTTCCACCGTCGGCGTCGGCATGCCCGTCTCTATCAACTTCAACAAGGCGATCACGGACCGCAAGGCCGTGCAGTCCGGCATCACCGTCTCCTCCAGCAGCGGCCAGGAGGTCGTCGGCCACTGGTTCAACTCGCAGCGGCTGGACTTCCGGCCGGAGGACTACTGGCAGGAGGGCTCCACCGTCACGCTGAAGCTGAACCTGGACGGCGTCGAGGGCGCCGACGGCGTCTTCGGCGTCCAGCAGAAGACGGTGACCTTCACCATCGGCCGCAACCAGGTCTCCACCGTCGACGCCGCCGCCAAGACCATGACGGTCACCCAGGACGGCAAGACGATCAAGACCATCCCGATCTCCGCCGGCTCCCCCGAGAACCCGACCTACAACGGTGAGATGGTCATCTCGGAGAAGTTCAAGGAGACCCGGATGAACGGGGCGACCGTCGGCTTCACCGACGACGACGGCAAGGGCGAGTACGACATCAAGGACGTGCCGCACGCCATGCGGCTGTCCACCTCCGGCACCTTCATCCACGGCAACTACTGGGGCGCCGACTCGATCTTCGGCAGCGCCAACACCAGCCACGGCTGCGTGGGCCTGAACGACGTCAAGGGCGCCGGCGACCCGAAGCAGCCCGGTGCCTGGTTCTACGACAACTCGATCATCGGTGACGTGGTCATCGTCAAGAACTCCAAGGACAAGACGATCCAGCCCGACAACGGCCTCAACGGCTGGAACATGAGCTGGGCGGACTGGAAGGCGGGCTCGGCGGTCTGA
- a CDS encoding helix-turn-helix transcriptional regulator — translation MDQRAELSEFLRSRRARLKPADVGLPDFGRHRRVPGLRREELAQLAGVSVAYYTRLEQGNGQNVSIEVLDSIARALRLSDTERDHLTHLAKPNQKKKKRSSRPAHALRPQLQVLIDAMDAIPALYVGRRMEVLGWNRMASALFGDFAARPPEERNFARMVFLDPGTRNLYVDWECKAVEVVSALRLCAGCYPDDRELSSLVGELSVKSDDFRTLWAAHTVQEKGHGTKRLHHRLVGGMTLSYETLRVPDDHDLSLVTYHAEPGSASEESLGLLAKWGVDEQAFPAAAERGA, via the coding sequence ATGGACCAGCGTGCCGAACTCAGTGAATTCCTGCGCTCGCGCCGGGCCCGCCTGAAGCCGGCGGACGTCGGACTGCCCGACTTCGGCCGTCACCGCCGGGTGCCCGGGCTGCGCCGGGAGGAGCTGGCGCAGCTGGCCGGAGTGTCCGTGGCGTACTACACCCGGCTCGAACAGGGCAACGGGCAGAACGTGTCCATCGAGGTGCTCGACTCGATCGCCCGCGCCCTGCGGCTTTCGGACACCGAGCGCGACCATCTCACGCATCTGGCGAAGCCGAACCAGAAGAAGAAGAAACGGTCCTCGCGACCGGCTCATGCGCTGCGGCCGCAGCTCCAGGTGCTGATCGACGCGATGGACGCGATACCGGCGCTGTACGTCGGGCGCCGGATGGAGGTCCTCGGCTGGAACCGGATGGCGTCCGCCCTGTTCGGGGACTTCGCGGCCCGGCCGCCCGAGGAGCGGAACTTCGCGCGGATGGTGTTCCTCGACCCGGGCACGCGGAATCTGTACGTCGACTGGGAGTGCAAGGCGGTCGAGGTGGTCAGCGCGCTGCGGCTGTGCGCGGGCTGCTACCCGGACGATCGCGAACTGTCCTCGCTGGTGGGCGAGTTGTCGGTGAAGAGCGACGACTTCCGTACGCTGTGGGCGGCTCACACGGTGCAGGAGAAGGGGCACGGGACGAAGCGCCTGCACCACCGGCTGGTGGGCGGGATGACGCTGTCCTACGAGACCTTGCGGGTGCCCGACGACCACGACCTGTCCCTGGTTACCTACCACGCGGAGCCGGGCTCGGCGTCCGAGGAGTCGCTGGGGCTGCTGGCGAAGTGGGGCGTCGACGAGCAGGCGTTCCCGGCGGCCGCCGAGCGCGGAGCGTGA
- a CDS encoding NAD(P)-dependent alcohol dehydrogenase: MTTQATTVPAYAAPAAKAPLERTTIPRRAVGEHDVLIEIKYAGICHSDIHQARDGWGEGIFPMVPGHEIAGVVTETGPGVTAFAVGDRVGVGCMVDSCRVCDNCRAGFQQHCANGSVMTYNALDKNGEPTYGGYSTHIVVDEAFTVRIPDGLSLDVAAPLLCAGITVYSPLRHWNAGPGVKVAVVGLGGLGHMAVKIANALGAEVTVLSQSLRKKDDGLSLGARHYYATSDDATFEALAGTFDLIISTVSAPLPLDRFLGLLKTDGTMVNVGAPEEPVSLNLFSLIGGRKALAGSTIGGIPETQEMLDFCAEHGLGAEIEVIRADQVNEAYERVLRSDVRYRFVIDTATI; the protein is encoded by the coding sequence ATGACCACACAAGCGACCACTGTTCCCGCCTACGCTGCCCCGGCCGCGAAGGCCCCGCTGGAGCGCACCACCATCCCGCGGCGGGCGGTCGGTGAGCACGACGTCCTGATCGAGATCAAGTACGCCGGCATCTGCCACTCCGACATCCACCAGGCCCGCGACGGCTGGGGCGAGGGCATCTTCCCGATGGTCCCCGGCCACGAGATCGCCGGCGTCGTCACCGAGACGGGCCCCGGGGTCACCGCGTTCGCCGTCGGCGACCGCGTCGGCGTCGGCTGCATGGTCGACTCCTGCCGGGTGTGCGACAACTGCCGGGCCGGATTCCAGCAGCACTGCGCCAACGGCAGCGTCATGACGTACAACGCCCTCGACAAGAACGGGGAGCCCACGTACGGCGGCTACTCCACGCATATCGTCGTGGACGAGGCGTTCACCGTGCGGATCCCCGACGGGCTCTCCCTCGACGTGGCCGCACCGCTGCTGTGCGCCGGGATCACGGTCTACTCCCCGCTGCGCCACTGGAACGCGGGGCCCGGCGTGAAGGTCGCCGTCGTCGGGCTCGGCGGCCTCGGCCACATGGCCGTCAAGATCGCCAACGCGCTGGGGGCGGAGGTGACCGTGCTGTCCCAGTCGCTGCGCAAGAAGGACGACGGGCTGTCGCTCGGCGCCCGGCACTACTACGCCACCAGCGACGACGCCACCTTCGAGGCCCTCGCCGGCACCTTCGACCTGATCATCAGCACCGTCTCGGCGCCGCTTCCCCTCGACAGGTTCCTGGGCCTGCTGAAGACGGACGGCACGATGGTGAACGTCGGTGCCCCCGAGGAGCCCGTCTCGCTGAACCTCTTCTCCCTGATCGGGGGCCGCAAGGCCCTGGCCGGCTCCACGATCGGCGGTATCCCGGAAACCCAGGAGATGCTCGACTTCTGCGCCGAGCACGGCCTGGGCGCGGAGATCGAGGTGATCCGCGCGGACCAGGTCAACGAGGCGTACGAGCGGGTGCTGCGCAGTGATGTGCGCTATCGGTTCGTGATCGACACCGCCACCATCTGA
- a CDS encoding response regulator encodes MIRVMVVDDEALIRTGFRHILDAADDIEVVAAVPGAEAVRTAEETRPDVVLLDIRMPDVDGLTVLGGLRRLPHPPIVAMLTTFDMDEYVATALRAGAAGFLLKDTDPEGLPFLVRTLADGGSVLSSKVTRTVVDGYLDAGPEETAVRGIARLTERERAVLVLIGEGLSNADIAARMHLGTGTVKDHVSAILTKLEVAGRVQAALLAERAGLLRQPRDQEAP; translated from the coding sequence GTGATCCGGGTAATGGTGGTCGACGACGAGGCCCTGATCCGCACGGGCTTCCGGCACATCCTCGACGCGGCCGACGACATCGAGGTCGTGGCCGCGGTCCCCGGCGCCGAGGCGGTCCGGACCGCCGAGGAGACCCGCCCCGACGTCGTACTGCTGGACATCCGGATGCCGGACGTCGACGGGCTCACCGTCCTCGGCGGCCTGCGCCGGCTGCCGCACCCTCCCATCGTCGCCATGCTCACGACGTTCGACATGGACGAGTACGTGGCGACCGCCCTGCGCGCGGGTGCCGCCGGCTTCCTGCTCAAGGACACCGACCCCGAGGGCCTGCCGTTCCTGGTGCGGACCCTCGCCGACGGCGGATCCGTCCTGTCGTCCAAGGTCACCCGGACCGTCGTGGACGGCTACCTCGACGCCGGCCCCGAGGAGACCGCCGTACGCGGCATCGCCCGGCTGACGGAACGGGAGCGCGCCGTGCTGGTGCTGATCGGCGAGGGACTCTCCAACGCCGACATCGCCGCCCGCATGCACCTGGGCACCGGCACGGTGAAGGACCACGTCAGCGCCATCCTGACCAAACTCGAAGTGGCGGGCCGGGTCCAGGCCGCCCTGCTCGCCGAGCGGGCCGGCCTGCTCAGACAGCCCCGGGACCAGGAGGCGCCATGA
- a CDS encoding sensor histidine kinase: MTSRRVPPPLMDAVLVVVALLDVWVNVTAAEPLRLGFALAAASALALRRRVPLPVFLITLPAVALNDAIFAGLAALYTLASLSRRRTLLVLCALAFTLCDMISLPSPELDLTKTSTLITLGYTAATAAAPVFLGQLVQTRRDLSLRLAEISEARDHERLLTTQTVLAKERAQLAREMHDVVSHQVSLIAVRAGALQVGTRDPEVRDAASTIRRLSVQTLDELRHMVGVLRASGGRLAELTPQPSLADLQRLVDGSGIPAVLHTDPTPAGTSPHPRPAAGGNATGPGPADGTQGPDGLPPTVQRAIYRTVQEALTNVRKHAPGASATVRVRRDGGTVRVTVTNTAPTRPALPLPSAHYGLVSLRQRAELLGGTVDSGPTADGGYELRLELPAQDHR; the protein is encoded by the coding sequence ATGACCTCCCGCCGTGTACCGCCCCCACTGATGGACGCCGTACTGGTCGTCGTGGCGCTGCTCGACGTCTGGGTCAACGTCACCGCGGCCGAGCCGCTCCGGCTGGGCTTCGCCCTGGCCGCCGCGTCCGCCCTGGCACTGCGCCGCCGGGTACCCCTGCCCGTCTTCCTGATCACGCTGCCGGCCGTCGCCCTGAACGACGCGATCTTCGCCGGGCTGGCCGCGCTCTACACCCTGGCCTCGCTGTCCCGCCGCCGGACCCTGCTCGTGCTCTGCGCACTGGCCTTCACGCTCTGCGACATGATCTCGCTGCCGTCCCCGGAGCTCGATCTGACGAAGACCTCCACCCTCATCACCCTCGGCTACACCGCCGCCACCGCGGCCGCCCCCGTCTTCCTCGGCCAGCTCGTCCAGACCCGGCGCGACCTCTCGCTGCGGCTGGCGGAGATCTCCGAGGCCCGGGACCACGAGCGGCTGCTGACCACCCAGACCGTCCTGGCCAAGGAACGTGCCCAGCTCGCCCGTGAGATGCACGACGTGGTCTCCCACCAGGTCAGCCTGATCGCCGTACGGGCCGGAGCGCTCCAGGTCGGCACCCGGGACCCCGAGGTCAGGGACGCCGCCAGCACGATCCGGAGGCTGAGCGTGCAGACCCTGGACGAACTGCGCCACATGGTCGGCGTGCTGCGGGCCTCCGGCGGGCGGCTCGCCGAACTCACCCCCCAGCCCTCCCTGGCGGACCTCCAGCGGCTCGTCGACGGCAGCGGGATCCCGGCGGTACTGCACACGGACCCGACGCCCGCCGGGACTTCGCCGCACCCCCGGCCCGCGGCGGGCGGGAACGCCACCGGCCCGGGACCGGCCGACGGTACGCAGGGACCCGACGGGCTCCCGCCGACCGTCCAGCGCGCCATCTACCGTACCGTCCAGGAGGCCCTGACCAACGTCCGCAAGCACGCGCCCGGCGCCTCCGCCACGGTCCGGGTCCGGCGCGACGGCGGCACGGTCCGCGTCACCGTCACCAACACCGCCCCCACCCGGCCAGCCCTGCCCCTTCCCAGCGCCCACTACGGCCTCGTCAGCCTGCGCCAGCGCGCCGAGCTCCTGGGCGGCACGGTCGACTCCGGACCGACCGCGGACGGCGGTTACGAACTTCGTCTGGAACTCCCGGCGCAGGACCACCGCTGA
- the msrA gene encoding peptide-methionine (S)-S-oxide reductase MsrA, with protein sequence MFLNRRVPELPTPAQALRGRETPEFDVPARHTVLGNPLLGPYPEGLEVADFGLGCFWGAERAFWRTEGVWTTLVGYQGGYTPNPTYEEVCSGLTGHTEAVRVVYDPSVVSYARLLKVFWEAHDPTQGFRQGNDVGTQYRSAIYTHTPAQAGAAEAARDAYQKVLTGAGHGTITTEILPAEGRTFYPAEGYHQQYLDKNPAGYCGIGGTGVKLRTAFETNSGASCPTGITPAPEEVTDK encoded by the coding sequence ATGTTCCTGAACCGCCGCGTCCCCGAGCTGCCCACCCCCGCCCAGGCCCTGCGCGGTCGCGAAACACCCGAGTTCGACGTCCCCGCCCGGCACACCGTCCTCGGCAACCCCCTCCTGGGCCCCTACCCCGAGGGCCTGGAGGTCGCCGATTTCGGACTGGGCTGCTTCTGGGGCGCGGAGCGCGCGTTCTGGCGGACCGAGGGCGTGTGGACCACCCTCGTCGGCTACCAGGGCGGCTACACCCCCAACCCGACGTACGAAGAGGTCTGCTCCGGCCTGACCGGTCACACCGAGGCCGTGCGCGTCGTGTACGACCCCTCGGTCGTCTCCTACGCCCGGCTGCTGAAGGTCTTCTGGGAGGCCCACGACCCGACCCAGGGCTTCCGCCAGGGCAACGACGTGGGCACGCAGTACCGCTCGGCGATCTACACCCACACCCCGGCCCAGGCCGGCGCCGCGGAGGCCGCGCGCGACGCGTACCAGAAGGTGCTGACGGGTGCGGGCCACGGCACGATCACGACGGAGATCCTGCCCGCGGAGGGCCGGACCTTCTATCCGGCCGAGGGATACCACCAGCAGTACCTCGACAAGAACCCGGCGGGCTACTGCGGCATCGGCGGGACGGGGGTCAAGCTACGTACTGCGTTCGAAACGAACTCGGGAGCGTCCTGTCCCACGGGCATCACGCCGGCACCTGAGGAGGTTACGGACAAGTAG